The Synechococcus sp. WH 8101 sequence GTCGTAGCTGCCGCTCTGGCTCCCTTGGATTCCGTAGACGAGTGCTGACTGCTCGTTGTCATCGATGTCTTGGCCTTGCAGATTTCCACTTAAGCCGCTTGTTTGTTCTTGATTCTCCTGGCCTTGTCCTTCCAGTTCTTTGATCACCCCTCTTGTGATTGCATTCAGCGTGGGCCCATCGTTGGTGCCAGTGAGATGGATGGTGAGCTGCTGTTGCGAGGAGCTGCCGTGTGGATCGGTTACCTGGAGGTTGACGAGGATGTCTTGATTTTTGCCTTCTTGGAGATGGTTGTAAGCGGAGTTGCTTGGATCGAAGGACCAGGAGCCGTCGGTATTGATGACAAAGCCTGCCGGAAGCGATTGCCCGCTGGCGAGAGAGAAGGCGAGTTGATCGCCAGTATCAGGATCTGTTGCGGTTAGTTGACCTTGGACTTGGGGACCATCTTCTTTTGCTTTGGCATCGGTGATGGATTGAAGCGTGGGCCCATCGTTGGTGCCAGTGAGATGGATGGTGAGCTGCTGTTGAGAGGAGCTGCCGTGTGGATCGGTGACCTGGAGGTTGACGAGGATGTCTTGATTTTTGCCTTCTTGGAGATGGTTGTAAGCGGAGTTGCTTGGATCGAAGGACCAGGAGCCGTCGGGATTGATGACAAAGCCTGCTGGAAGCGATTGTCCGCTGGCGAGAGAGAAGGCGAGTTGATCGCCAGTATCAGGATCTGTTGCGGTTAGTTGACCTTGGACTTGGGGACCATCTTCTTTTGCTTTGGCATCGGTGATGGATTGAAGCGTGGGCCCATCGTTGGTGCCAGTGAGATGGATGGTGAGCTGCTGTTGAGAGGAGCTGCCGTGTGGATCGGTGACCTGGAGGTTGACGAGGATGTCTTGATTTTTGCCTTCTTGGAGATGGTTGTAAGCGGAGTTGCTTGGATCGAAGGACCAGGAGCCGTCGGGATTGATGACAAAGCCTGCTGGAAGCGATTGTCCGCTGGCGAGAGAGAAGGCGAGTTGATCGCCAGTATCAGGATCTGTTGCGGTTAGTTGACCTTGGACTTGGGGACCATCTTCTTTTGCTTTGGCATCGGTGATGGATTGAAGCGTGGGCCCATCGTTGGTGCCAGTGAGATGGATGGTGAGCTGCTGTTGAGAGGAGCTGCCGTGTGGATCGGTGACCTGGAGGTTGACGAGGATGTCTTGATTTTTGCCTTCTTGGAGATGGTTGTAAGCGGAGTTGCTTGGATCGAAGGACCAGGAGCCGTCGGTATTGATGACAAAGCCTGCCGGAAGCGATTGCCCGCTGGCGAGAGAGAAGGCGAGTTGATCGCCAGTATCAGGATCTGTTGCGGTTAGTTGACCTTGGACTTGGGGACCATCTTCTTTTGCTTTGGCATCGGTGATGGATTGAAGCGTGGGCCCATCGTTGGTGCCAGTGAGATGGATGGTGAGCTGCTGTTGAGAGGAGCTGCCGTGTGGATCGGTGACCTGGAGGTTGACGAGGATGTCTTGATTTTTGCCTTCTTGGAGATGGTTGTAAGCGGAGTTGCTTGGATCGAAGGACCAGGAGCCGTCGGGATTGATGACAAAGCCTGCTGGAAGCGATTGTCCGCTGGCGAGAGAGAAGGCGAGTTGATCGCCAGTATCAGGATCTGTTGCGGTTAGTTGACCTTGGACTTGGGGACCATCTTCTTTTGCTTTGGCATCGGTGATGGATTGAAGCGTGGGCCCATCGTTGGTGCCAGTGAGATGGATGGTGAGCTGCTGTTGAGAGGAGCTGCCGTGTGGATCGGTGACCTGGAGGTTGACGAGGATGTCTTGATTTTTGCCTTCTTGGAGATGGTTGTAAGCGGAGTTGCTTGGATCGAAGGACCAGGAGCCGTCGGGATGGATGACAAAGCCTGCTGGAAGCGATTGTCCGCTGGCGAGAGAGAAGGCGAGTTGATCGCCAGTATCAGGATCTGTTGCGGTTAGTTGTCCTTTGATTTGAGGATCCCCTTCATTGACGCTTTGGGCGTTGATTGAATTCAGCGTGGGTCCATCGTTGGTGCCAGTGAGATGGATGGTGAGCTGCTGTTGCGAGGAGCTGCCGTGTGGATCGGTGACCTGGAGGTTGACGAGGATGTCTTGGTTTTGGCCTTGCTGGAGATGGTTGTAAGCGGAGTTGCTTGGATCGAAGGACCAGGAGCCGTCGGTATTGATGACAAAGCCTGCCGGAAGCGATTGCCCGCTGGCGAGAGAGAAGGCGAGTTGATCGCCAGTATCAGGATCTGTTGCGGTTAGTTGACCTTGGACTTGGGGACCATCTTCTTTTGCTTTGGCATCGGTGATGGATTGAAGCGTGGGCCCATCGTTGGTGCCAGTGAGATGGATGGTGAGCTGCTGTTGAGAGGAGCTGCCGTGTGGATCGGTGACCTGGAGGTTGACGAGGATGTCTTGATTTTTGCCTTCTTGGAGATGGTTGTAAGCGGAGTTGCTTGGATCGAAGGACCAGGAGCCGTCGGGATTGATGACAAAGCCTGCTGGAAGCGATTGTCCGCTGGCGAGAGAGAAGGCGAGTTGATCGCCAGTATCAGGATCTGTTGCGGTTAGTTGACCTTGGACTTGGGGACCATCTTCTTTTGCTTTGGCATCGGTGATGGATTGAAGCGTGGGCCCATCGTTGGTGCCAGTGAGATGGATGGTGAGCTGCTGTTGAGAGGAGCTGCCGTGTGGATCGGTGACCTGGAGGTTGACGAGGATGTCTTGATTTTTGCCTTCTTGGAGATGGTTGTAAGCGGAGTTGCTTGGATCGAAGGACCAGGAGCCGTCGGGATGGATGACAAAGCCTGCTGGAAGCGATTGTCCGCTGGCGAGAGAGAAGGCGAGTTGATCGCCAGTATCAGGATCTGTTGCGGTTAGTTGACCTTGGACTTGGGGACCATCTTCTTTTGCTTTGGCATCGGTGATGGATTGAAGCGTGGGCCCATCGTTGGTGCCAGTGAGATGGATGGTGAGCTGCTGTTGAGAGGAGCTGCCGTGTGGATCGGTGACCTGGAGGTTGACGAGGATGTCTTGATTTTTGCCTTCTTGGAGATGGTTGTAAGCGGAGTTGCTTGGATCGAAGGACCAGGAGCCGTCGGGATTGATGACAAAGCCTGCTGGAAGCGATTGTCCGCTGGCGAGAGAGAAGGCGAGTTGATCGCCAGTATCAGGATCTGTTGCGGTTAGTTGTCCTTTGATTTGAGGATCCCCTTCATTGACGCTTTGGGCGTTGATTGAATTCAGCGTGGGTCCATCGTTGGTGCCAGTGAGATGGATGGTGAGCTGCTGTTGCGAGGAGCTGCCGTGTGGATCGGTGACCTGGAGGTTGACGAGGATGTCTTGGTTTTGGCCTTGCTGGAGATGGTTGTAAGCGGAGTTGCTTGGATCGAAGGACCAGGAGCCGTCGGGATTGATGACAAAGCCTGCTGGAAGCGATTGTCCGCTGGCGAGAGAGAAGGCGAGTTGATCGCCAGTATCAGGATCTGTTGCGGTTAGTTGACCTTGGATTTGGGGACCATCTTCTTTTGCTTTGGCATCGGTGATGGATTGAAGCGTGGGCCCATCGTTGGTGCCAGTGAGATGGATGGTGAGCTGCTGTTGAGAGGAGCTGCCGTGTGGATCGGTGACCTGGAGGTTGACGAGGATGTCTTGATTTTTGCCTTCTTGGAGATGGTTGTAAGCGGAGTTGCTTGGATCGAAGGACCAGGAGCCGTCGGGATTGATGACAAAGCCTGCCGGGAGATTATGAGGTGATATGGCTGAAATGATCAGAGATGCTTGAGGATCATCTGGATCAGTGACCGTTAGTTGACCACTGCGAATCGCGCCACCTTCGATTGCTGGATAGACCAGTGTGGAGCTGAATACTGGTTTGTCGTTAATCGATGCGACGTTGAGCGAGAGTGTGGATTGATCGGTGGAAGAGCCGTCAGTGACGGTGTAGTGAATGGGAGGAACTGCACCGTTCCAGTTCTGATCTGGAGTGAAGGAGTAAGCGCCTTGGGCATCGAGCGAGAAGGATCCGATGCCTGGGATATTGACGGTTTGCCCTGGCGTGAACGTTCCAGGGAGGCCATCGATGGAGAAGTCTTGGATGGAGACAGGCCCATCAGGTGAGGAGGTGCCAGTGAGGAGCTGTCCAGCGATGGAGGAATCTTCTTTCAGAGATGCGCATTCATCTGCATCCGAGAAAGGATCATCAACGGGATTGACGTTGAGGGAGAGTGTGGATTGATCAGTGGAAGAGCCGTCGGTGACGGTGTAATGAATGGGAGGGACTGCACCATTCCAGTTCTGAACTGGAGTGAAGGAGTAAGCGCCTTGTGCATCGAGCGAAAAGGATCCGACGCCTGGGATGTTGACGGTTTGGCCTGGCGTGAACGTCCCAGGAAGGCCATCGATGGAGAAGTCTTGGATGGAGACAGGCCCATCAGGCGAGGAGGTGCCTGTGAGGAGCTGTCCAGCTTTGGAGGAATCTTCTTTCAGAGATGCGGATTCATCTGCATCAGAAATGGGCTGAGAAGAACCTGAGTTTGTCGGTGCAACTCCGTCAGAGTGATCTTGCTTTATCGCGCTAGCGTGATCTGTGACATGCTCCTGGTTGGGGCTTGTGAGCTGATGAGCTTCTGGCGTGCTATCCGTGACTGGTCGCACGTCCGATTCGTGATCTGCGGCTATTTGTTCAGACGTCTCTCTCTCGTCATCAAAGGTTGCTGCGACTAAATTTTGTCGTGTATTGCCGGATTGCTCTGGTTCAGGGGGGGGCGTGCTGTTTTCAAGCACGCTGTCGTTGTTGCCGGTTCGGGTAGGCATGGTTGCGTCTCCATGCAAAGGAACCAGGCTCTCGCCTGCAATGGAGGTCTGCCTTGCTGACTGGCTCTTGCTTGGCTCCTCGACTGCCTCATAGGTCTCCCCTGATCCGTGATGAAGATTCTCGAGCCCCAGCAGGCGTTTGATCCGCCCCTTCAGGGTTTGGCCGCTTGAGTTCTTGGGCGTTGCTATGTCGCTTGGTGCATGGCTGCCCGTTTCCCCCTGCGCCTCGCTGGAAGCAGTGCTGCCATGGGCCTCAGCGGCGGCAGAACTGGCCGTTTCGCCTCCTCCCTGAGCACCCTGCGCTTCGTTGAGGGGATCCATACCGATCGGTGAGCTGTCCTGGACCTCAGCCTAAGAAGGCCTACAGGTGTTGCCATCACCCAATCAGGTGATAGCAGCGTGTCAGAACCCTGTTTTCTCAGTAAATTTTGGGCATTGAGGAATCGTCCAAGTGTCTGTGACCCCAAAAGGAGTGGTCAGACCAGCGACCGAGGCTCGGATACGGGCTCTGAGCTCTGGATTTCAAGGCAAGGACTACACAGTATTGATTGCGTCCACCATCGCGATCAATTTGATCGTTCTAGCCATTCCGCTTTATATCAATCGGATTTACACCTCAGTGGTGCCGGAGCAGGCCGGCGACAGCCTCGCTGGCATCACCATTCTTCTGGCGGCCGTACTTGTGCTGGATGTGGTGTTGAAGGCTCTGCGTAGCTGGGTGCTGACCTGGCTCGGCGCATCCACTGAGCACCGTCTTCGAATGGAGGCGGTGCGTTCTGTGTTGGGGGCGTCTGCAGAGGACGTCGCGCAGCAACCCCTCCAGGCTCGAATGACCCAGCTGCGCAGCCCAACCACCCTTCGCAATCGTCTCGAGCAGCAGTGGTTGGTGCGCCGAGTGGATCTTCCCTTTTCTCTGGTGTATCTGATCGTTCTCGGCCTGATCGGTGGTTGGTTGATTCTGCCTCCAATCCTTCTGGCTCCCGTCTTTGTGTTGATGGCAAAGAGGGCAGCTAATGAAGCCGTGCAAAGTACCCGTCATCATCATGATCTTGAGGTGAATCGCAATCAGCTTGTTGTCAATGGATTGGCCCTGGCTTCTACGATCAAAACGCTCAATCTTGAAGGCTTTCTGATCAGGCGTTTGGAGCCGCTGCAGGAGCGACTGAGCCGTCGTTCTTTTGAGCAGGAATCTGCCACGGCCAAACTACAGAATCTATCGGCCTTGTTTTCTCAACTTAATCAGCTATTGATTGTGAGCATTGGTGGCTGGTTGGTGATTCAGCAGGATCTCACCACCGGAGCTCTTGCTGCTTGCACTCTTCTCAGTGGTCAGGTGTCGGCACCATTGGGCAAGCTCTTTTCAGCGGATGGTCAGCGTGCCAATCAACAGCAAGCGACATTCGATTATCAACAAGTGTTGGACTTATCCCAGGAAACTAACCTGTTGGCTGGTTGTGATCAGCGAACCAATGACGCTACTCTGCATCTTGCCGGTCAGGTGTTAAGGCCTGGCGAGACCGTCCTGTTACTTGGAGGATACCCTGGCCAATCCACATCGCTTCTCGATTCTATTCTGGCAGCGAACGATAATAATCCCTTTGAACTGAGTTTTGCTGACAGATCTTTGACTGCCTATCGTAAAACCTGGTTGCGTCGCCAGCTGGTGCGTCTCAAGTCTGAGCCCAAGCCTTTCCGTGGCACCTTGTTGGAGTCGATGACTGGTTTTGAAGTGAACACCCGGGCGTCCGATGCTCTTGCTCTATGTGAACGCCACGGTGTTGCCTCACTGATCAAAACATTGCCCAGGGGCTATGATACTACGATTGGTGAGATGCAGGATTACCCGCTTGCTGTGGGCTTGCGTTTTCGCATGAGTGTGATTCAGGCACTTCTAGACTCGCCATTTGCTTTGATTCTGGATGGCGCTTTCCCGCAGGTTGGCACTGATGCATTGCAATGGTTGCTAGGTCTTCAGATCGATTGCGCGCGCTTGATTGCATTGCAGAATCCTCCCACGCGCCTGCCTGAGTCATTCCGTCGACTGTCCTGGGAGGGTGATCGTCTTGTGGAGGTGTCGTCGTGATCACACGAGAGGAGTTGTTTCATCTATTCGCCAATAGTGAATCGTCAGCAGCCCGCATCTTGCCTGACCTTCTTGATGGTCTTGCCTGGATCGGTGAGCCTGTGCAATTGCGCAATGCGCTCAGCGGTAGCCCCTTGCATATGGATGGTGTCGACCTTCTGAACACCCTGGCGAATCTCGGCTATCGATGGGATGTCAGTCGTTTCCGCGGTTTATTGACACCCAGTCAACTGCCTCCATTGGATTTTCCTGTGTTGATCCGTGGGCAACGCTCGCAAGATTTCCTCCTGATCAAAGACGATCAACAGCTTCGCAATGCTCTGCCGCGTTTCCGCCGTCTGTTTGTTTATAGCTTTCGGTTTGAACCGCAAACCATCTCTGAGCAAAGACAATGGTTTCAGGCACAGGTCCTTCGTTTTCGCGGGAGTATTGCCGAGCTTTATGTGATGACATTGTTCATTACTCTCCTGGCATTGGTTCTTCCGTTTTATATCCGTGCTGTTTACAATCTGGAGATACCTGGCGGTCAGGTTCGCGATCTCTTTGGTTTGTTGCCATTTGCGGCCCTGGGGGTGACGTTGCAGATGTGGCTTACGCAGCGTCGCCAGGCCCGCCTGGCTGATCTCGGCGCAGAACTGGATATCACCATTTGTATTCGTGTGCTGGAGAAATTGATGCTTTTGCGTCTTCCTCAGCTCGAGCGCTACACCCCGCTCTCTTTGGCCAGTCGCCTCCGGGGATTTCAAGGTCTTCGCACCTACGTAACAGGCCCCCTAGCTCAGGCCTCGTTGGATTTACCTTTTATTGTCGTTTATCTGATTGCAATTGGTGTCATGAGTGTCCCCTTGATGGTGCTCACTCTTGTGATGGTGTTGGTCTGTTTTGGCGGTGTCTATGTTGTCGGGAAGGCTGCACGCGCTGTTCAGCAGCCCCTCAGTCGTAACCCATCCAATCTGGAACCATTGCTCCTCGATCTTCTGGATCATCACGGTCGCATTAAGCGGACTGGGATGGAGCGAATCTGGTATTCCAGAATTGAGCAGGCATCCAGTGAGGCGGCGATTCAAGGTCTTGCTCCTTTACGTC is a genomic window containing:
- a CDS encoding ABC transporter transmembrane domain-containing protein, coding for MSVTPKGVVRPATEARIRALSSGFQGKDYTVLIASTIAINLIVLAIPLYINRIYTSVVPEQAGDSLAGITILLAAVLVLDVVLKALRSWVLTWLGASTEHRLRMEAVRSVLGASAEDVAQQPLQARMTQLRSPTTLRNRLEQQWLVRRVDLPFSLVYLIVLGLIGGWLILPPILLAPVFVLMAKRAANEAVQSTRHHHDLEVNRNQLVVNGLALASTIKTLNLEGFLIRRLEPLQERLSRRSFEQESATAKLQNLSALFSQLNQLLIVSIGGWLVIQQDLTTGALAACTLLSGQVSAPLGKLFSADGQRANQQQATFDYQQVLDLSQETNLLAGCDQRTNDATLHLAGQVLRPGETVLLLGGYPGQSTSLLDSILAANDNNPFELSFADRSLTAYRKTWLRRQLVRLKSEPKPFRGTLLESMTGFEVNTRASDALALCERHGVASLIKTLPRGYDTTIGEMQDYPLAVGLRFRMSVIQALLDSPFALILDGAFPQVGTDALQWLLGLQIDCARLIALQNPPTRLPESFRRLSWEGDRLVEVSS
- a CDS encoding ATP-binding cassette domain-containing protein, with the translated sequence MITREELFHLFANSESSAARILPDLLDGLAWIGEPVQLRNALSGSPLHMDGVDLLNTLANLGYRWDVSRFRGLLTPSQLPPLDFPVLIRGQRSQDFLLIKDDQQLRNALPRFRRLFVYSFRFEPQTISEQRQWFQAQVLRFRGSIAELYVMTLFITLLALVLPFYIRAVYNLEIPGGQVRDLFGLLPFAALGVTLQMWLTQRRQARLADLGAELDITICIRVLEKLMLLRLPQLERYTPLSLASRLRGFQGLRTYVTGPLAQASLDLPFIVVYLIAIGVMSVPLMVLTLVMVLVCFGGVYVVGKAARAVQQPLSRNPSNLEPLLLDLLDHHGRIKRTGMERIWYSRIEQASSEAAIQGLAPLRLQQLLSILTGEFAQLTGALVLATGAGLAIAGGSGIELGTMIAAMFFVWRVFRPIQMGYQALSRWTQIKPSLDQLNRLMAATDVEPSSSLTARWVLPMPSGAVELSNVTLRLNSLQDPALTQVNLSIEAGKLVVLSGPEGSGTSTLLRVIDSQIQPGSGVVRFDGADSRQFPLTQLREAIDFLPEQPGLFSATLRENMLIVDPFIADSAIEEALLAMGLSELLEARGLDRLVSGQGAHALPSHQAQAIAIARLFLSPQAILLMDHPFRHLDINGSRSLLNLLKQRKGKGTTLVVSDEPQLLEIADQLVLMKAGTVSFSGTPQELLEAQKKAAMQQAALAALGGSPPSE